CCTACTACTCACTTTTCATTATCGAATCTTTTGTGTGATAGTGGCAAtgtattgaaaattaatataatCGTCAGCGATAAGCGAGAAAATTGTCGGTATATAACTCAGTATCGTCTATACTGCGTTCCATTATTAatccattcaaaaattactAATTGCCATGGATACGATCACCGACGAAGAAAAGGCGATCGTTGAGAAAGTAAGaaaacagacaaaatttaGATATTCTTTCACAGAGGGTACACCTCTTTCAGCTTCGACAAAACGTTAAAGATGAGTTACCGTTGTCAGTTACAACCCTTTCCGCTGAAGATCAAGATTTATTTCTGGTTAGATGGGTAAGAGGTATACACAAATGAGGAGCAAAGTATAAGACTGGGAGCCAAAGTGTATATCAGTCTCTTCAGAGGCCACTGTTGGACGAGAGATGTTTGTTacggaaattttgtttttaagcaGGGTGAAGATGTGTGTAACAATATGACAATACGTTTCAAACAGTACCTAGCCTTTGTAGAGACTGTTATATACCTGCGATTTTGCTAAATTAAACCGTCGCTTCAATTCTGTTTTTGTAGCACGTGACCTCGACCTTGACAAGGCCACGAATATGTTACGGAATGTAGGTGATATAAAGATATATCGGTAGTACCATGTCTAAGATAAACTCTAATTTTAGTCTTTAAAATGGCGAATCGAGAAAAGGGCCGACGATGCTTTGAACTTTCAGATCCACCCCTTTCTTGCGGAGAATTTTGTCGTCCGCTTTTCCGGCACGGATAAGCTAGGTCAACCTGGTGAGTAATTGAAGTCTCATTGAATCAATTTGTCAACTGATGGATTAGTGTTCGTTGTGCCGTTAAACGAGTGGGACTTACGCAAGGTGGTAAATGACGCTGATCGGCTGGCTGGATTTGACGACTTTGCAACGAATTTCTTCGAAGTTTTGAGCTATCACATCAAAGATGAACAtaacaaaaggaaaaaagCCGGCCAAGGAGCAATAACACAAATGACTTTGCTGCTGGATGTGAAAAATTACTCTTACTGGCAGCTGGTAAATTTCGGAGGTATAACGCTCTTGATACAGAATTAATTGTGACTGTTAAGACGGTTCCTCTTTCAGCTATCaagaaaatattacaaattgCGGTAAAGAGATTTTAACTTTcacacggttggtttgaaacgagattaaatagggaccgccgaccaccaataattttttttcatatttataatgagtgatggacaagaacatcacacaggaaaaaattagcccgaacccctgagccgtttctgagaaccagtggatgcgCTGCCACAAGCAGACAGACACAGcctgatcacaaattttaatgggcatcggtagagggaaaaattctaagatatactgtgtaaaaaatatttccttcgatcatctgctctcggagcaataactgtcaaaatttcaccattttcgaagagtgatATATCTTTGACAAAGTTTCCGCGCCAGCCAGTGCAAATTGATTCTAGACGCGGTTAATAAGCTCTTTCAaatggcgaaaaaaaaaatttgaaaatgttcttttaagttacattttcagagaagttaatttttccgataccctcggtgaaatttGGCCACTTCTGTACCTTGCTGGTAGCCTTGTTTCAAACTTATTTGCCCCTAATATTATAGCCTGAGGaataagcttttcaacgataccaaacatgccataCTTGATCCACAACAGGTACTgttgatgattcagttttcaatcgaagtcaGTCTACTCGAAAATCTGGAGTCCTCGAagacgaaattattaaatttcaagatttttttgaaaagaagtgGACTTTAATGACTCTCTGAGTCAGTACCATACATATAATTGTGTAAAAGACATTCAATTGTAATATtatcttgaaatttaataatttcgttttcgagggctccagatttgcgagtagagtgacttcgattgaaaactgaatcatcaacAGTACTTGTTGGGGATCAAGtatggcatgtttggtatcgttgaaaagcttattCCTCAGGCTACAATGTTAAGGGCAAATAAGTTTGAAATAAGGCTACCAGAAAGGTACAGAAGTGGCCaaatttcaccgagggtagcggaaaaattaacttctctgaaaatgtaacttaaaagaacattttcaaattttttttttcgccattTGAAAGAGCTTATTAACCGCGTCTAGAATCAATTTGCACTGGCTGGCGCGGAAACTT
The DNA window shown above is from Bradysia coprophila strain Holo2 chromosome IV unlocalized genomic scaffold, BU_Bcop_v1 contig_84, whole genome shotgun sequence and carries:
- the LOC119072730 gene encoding SEC14-like protein 2 isoform X1, yielding MDTITDEEKAIVEKLRQNVKDELPLSVTTLSAEDQDLFLVRWVRARDLDLDKATNMLRNSLKWRIEKRADDALNFQIHPFLAENFVVRFSGTDKLGQPVFVVPLNEWDLRKVVNDADRLAGFDDFATNFFEVLSYHIKDEHNKRKKAGQGAITQMTLLLDVKNYSYWQLVNFGAIKKILQIAAMYEAHYPEILYRAAFINCPHYFGMFITLLKPVLAPKTLSKIVCYPKMSDWQNDIKELMDPDQIPERYGGTKISE
- the LOC119072730 gene encoding phosphatidylinositol/phosphatidylcholine transfer protein SFH4-like isoform X2, which translates into the protein MARDLDLDKATNMLRNSLKWRIEKRADDALNFQIHPFLAENFVVRFSGTDKLGQPVFVVPLNEWDLRKVVNDADRLAGFDDFATNFFEVLSYHIKDEHNKRKKAGQGAITQMTLLLDVKNYSYWQLVNFGAIKKILQIAAMYEAHYPEILYRAAFINCPHYFGMFITLLKPVLAPKTLSKIVCYPKMSDWQNDIKELMDPDQIPERYGGTKISE